In Actinomadura luteofluorescens, the sequence AGGCGACCGTGGCGCAGCGGATCGTCCGGGCGAAACGGACGCTGTCGGAGTCGAACGTCCCGTTCGAGGTGCCCGAGGGACCGGACCGCGCGGCCCGGCTCGCGTCCGTGCTGGAGGTCGTCTACCTCGTCTTCAACGAGGGGTACGCCGCCAGCGCCGGCGACGCGTGGGTGCGGACGGACCTGTGCCGCGAGGCGCTGCGCCTCGGCCGGGTCCTCGCGGAGCTGGCCCCAGGCGAGCCCGAGGTGCACGGGCTCGTCGCGCTGATGGAGATCCAGGCGTCCCGCACCAGAGCCCGCACCGGGCCGTCCGGGGAGCCCGTCCCGCTGCCGGAGCAGGACCGCGCCCGCTGGGACCGGCTCCTGATCCACCGCGGGTTCGAGGCGCTGCTGCGCGCGAAGAGGATCGGGGAGCCGCCCGGCCCGTACGTCCTGCAGGCCGCGATCGCCGCCTGCCACGCGCAGGCGCTCACCGCCGAGGACACCGACTGGGCGCAGATCGCCGCCCTCTACGCGGTCCTCGCCCGCGTCGCGCCGTCCCCCGTCGTGGAGCTGAACCGGGCCGTGGCGGTCGGCATGGCGGAGGGCCCCGAGAAGGGCCTGGAGATCGCCGACGCGCTGGTGGACGAGCCCGCCCTGCGCGGCTACCACCTGCTGCCGAGCGTCCGCGGCGACCTGCTCGCCCGCCTCGGCCGCCCGGAGGAGGCCCGCGCGCAGTTCGAGCGCGCCGCGGAGCTCACCCGCAACGCGCCCGAACGCCGGGTCCTGCTGGACCGCGCCGCCTCGCTCAGTAGTCCCGCACCGTGAACGAGCCGACGATCTCCCCGAAGTCCTGGAAGTCGACGACCTCGGTCTCGGCGCCCATCTCGGCGTCGCGCTGGGCCTCGACCCGCGCCTTGTTGGTCAGCGCCAGCTCCTGGTTGGCGGCGACGTACCCGCGCAGCTCCTTCTCGTAGTTCGCGAACGCTGCGCGGTGGTCGCCGCCCGCCGCCTTCAGCTCCCCGGCCAGCACGTACGCGCCGACCATGGCCATGCTCGTGCCCTGCCCGGACAGCGGCGACCCGCAGTAGCCCGCGTCGCCGAGCAGGACGACCCGCCCCTTCGACCAGGAGTCCATGCGGATCTGCGCCATCGAGTCGAAGTGGAAGTCGGGCGCGTCCCACATCGTCTCCACCAGCTCGGGCAGCACCCAGCCGCCGCCGGCCAGCGCGTCCGCCATGATCTTCTTCTGCGCGGCGGTGTCGCGGTGGTCGTACTCGATCGGCCGCTCGGACTCGAACCCCAGGTAGACGCGGACCTCCTCGTTGCCCCGGACGCTCATCACGCCGCCGCCCCAGCTGCTGCCCGGCACCTGGTGGAACACCTGCCAGCGGTCCAGGCCGAGGAAGTTCGGGGCCGTCCACACCGCCAGGTAGGTGCCGAGGTGGGTGAGGTAGTCCTTCTCCGGCCCGAACACCAGCCGCCGCGTGGCCGAGTGCGCGCCGTCCGCGCCGACGACCAGGTCGAACGTGCGGATCAGCCCGCTGTGGAAGATGACCCGGACGCCGTCGCCGTCCTGC encodes:
- a CDS encoding RNA polymerase sigma factor, whose protein sequence is MVHDIGLAEELAQDALVAALEQWPESGVPDNPGAWLMAVGKRRAVDRIRRLRRLDDKIEQIGRDLETQAPPEEIDVPDDDRIEDDVLRLIFTACHPVLSARARVALTLRMLGGLTTEEIAHAFLVPEATVAQRIVRAKRTLSESNVPFEVPEGPDRAARLASVLEVVYLVFNEGYAASAGDAWVRTDLCREALRLGRVLAELAPGEPEVHGLVALMEIQASRTRARTGPSGEPVPLPEQDRARWDRLLIHRGFEALLRAKRIGEPPGPYVLQAAIAACHAQALTAEDTDWAQIAALYAVLARVAPSPVVELNRAVAVGMAEGPEKGLEIADALVDEPALRGYHLLPSVRGDLLARLGRPEEARAQFERAAELTRNAPERRVLLDRAASLSSPAP
- a CDS encoding FAD-dependent monooxygenase; its protein translation is MKNVLISGASIGGPALAYWLRRYGFGVTVVEVAPGPRAGGQAIDVRGPALEVAERMGVLDRIREHRVEMRGMSMVDGDGNELYRSEEYTVTGGDLDSPDVEILRDDLSRILTEAAGDGVEYLYGDSIAGLEQDGDGVRVIFHSGLIRTFDLVVGADGAHSATRRLVFGPEKDYLTHLGTYLAVWTAPNFLGLDRWQVFHQVPGSSWGGGVMSVRGNEEVRVYLGFESERPIEYDHRDTAAQKKIMADALAGGGWVLPELVETMWDAPDFHFDSMAQIRMDSWSKGRVVLLGDAGYCGSPLSGQGTSMAMVGAYVLAGELKAAGGDHRAAFANYEKELRGYVAANQELALTNKARVEAQRDAEMGAETEVVDFQDFGEIVGSFTVRDY